The Mucilaginibacter mallensis genome has a segment encoding these proteins:
- a CDS encoding DUF1772 domain-containing protein, which produces MLLDRPYLYGPFSFIAALFALMLVCGVFWGLYFALSRSYQLFTATELAKIAHIIVANLEVPMRNISLFCVMLMGLSIVFYPDKSNWEFWVMISSLLLIVGALVITTAIEVPINRQVVTWTNENVPANWEQLRSRWQYYNVVRTILALLSFVLFAAPVL; this is translated from the coding sequence TTGCTGCTGGATCGTCCATATCTATATGGCCCATTTTCTTTTATTGCTGCGCTATTTGCCCTGATGCTGGTCTGCGGGGTGTTCTGGGGACTGTATTTTGCGCTGAGCCGCTCGTACCAATTATTTACAGCAACAGAGTTGGCGAAGATCGCCCATATCATAGTTGCCAACCTGGAGGTGCCGATGCGCAATATCTCCCTATTTTGCGTTATGTTGATGGGCTTATCCATTGTATTTTACCCCGACAAAAGCAATTGGGAGTTTTGGGTGATGATAAGTTCGTTGTTGCTGATAGTTGGTGCATTGGTGATCACAACCGCTATTGAAGTGCCGATTAACAGGCAGGTTGTGACCTGGACAAATGAAAACGTTCCGGCAAACTGGGAACAATTACGGAGCCGCTGGCAATATTATAATGTAGTGCGGACGATCCTGGCACTATTGAGCTTTGTGTTATTTGCTGCTCCTGTGCTGTAG
- a CDS encoding SDR family NAD(P)-dependent oxidoreductase, with protein sequence MKKLANKVAVITGASKGIGAGIAKHLAAAGASVVVNYASAKADADKVVAEITTNGGKAIAVQGNVSSEADITRLFEETKKAFGAVDILVNNAGVYKFGSIEELNAEDFHTQFNTNVLGLLLTTQGAVKNFNENGGSIINIGSAVSNIAPPGSSIYTATKGAVDAITHVLAKELGGKKIRVNSINPGMVETEGTHTAGFIGSDFQTELVKTTPLGRIGQPDDIAEVAVFLASEDSRWLTGELLLASGGVR encoded by the coding sequence ATGAAAAAGTTAGCAAACAAAGTAGCAGTAATAACAGGCGCGTCAAAAGGTATTGGTGCAGGTATAGCAAAACACCTTGCAGCAGCGGGTGCAAGCGTAGTTGTAAATTATGCTTCGGCAAAAGCTGATGCAGATAAGGTAGTTGCTGAAATCACCACAAATGGTGGTAAAGCCATAGCTGTGCAAGGCAATGTATCCAGCGAAGCTGATATCACCCGTTTATTTGAAGAAACCAAAAAAGCTTTTGGAGCGGTAGATATTTTGGTGAACAATGCCGGTGTTTATAAATTTGGCAGTATTGAAGAGCTTAATGCAGAAGATTTCCACACCCAGTTCAACACCAATGTACTTGGCTTATTGCTGACCACACAAGGAGCGGTAAAGAACTTTAATGAGAATGGTGGCAGCATCATTAACATTGGTTCGGCAGTTAGTAATATCGCGCCTCCGGGAAGTTCCATTTACACGGCCACAAAAGGTGCAGTTGATGCCATTACCCATGTATTGGCAAAAGAATTAGGTGGTAAAAAAATACGTGTAAACTCAATCAACCCGGGTATGGTTGAAACTGAAGGCACGCATACCGCTGGTTTCATCGGTAGTGATTTTCAGACAGAGTTAGTAAAAACAACTCCGCTTGGCCGTATCGGTCAGCCTGATGATATTGCTGAAGTAGCTGTATTCCTGGCGTCTGAAGATTCACGCTGGTTAACCGGCGAGTTATTACTGGCCAGTGGCGGTGTAAGGTAA